In Seriola aureovittata isolate HTS-2021-v1 ecotype China chromosome 17, ASM2101889v1, whole genome shotgun sequence, a genomic segment contains:
- the rpusd1 gene encoding RNA pseudouridylate synthase domain-containing protein 1 has product MSCVSAALHMVTTEPASLESLHVLYQSDDYIVVDKHWDIRIDSKMWYEKHTVQAQLRHRFPQLADPSTYYGFRFCHQLDFSTSGALCVALNKAAAGRAYRCFKDRTVTKAYLALIRGLVEEQTQTLDFSIGKNSTEGKTHMMCIEGTEGCENPKPCQTELTVLEYGLYDGDPVTKVLLQPLTGRTHQLRVHCSAIGHPVVGDFTYSSGADDGPYRMMLHAHLLHIPLEPQPLLVSAGDPFLPALDPKWLPQRSLRTLSATVEALLERRVEEDRKTKEEERERARREEERRKRIKEQRTEEESEEQREQCQEWLSEWAGD; this is encoded by the exons ATGAGTTGTGTCAGTGCCGCGCTGCACATGGTGACCACAGAGCCTGCGAGCCTGGAGAGCCTGCATGTGCTGTACCAGAGCGACGACTACATTGTGGTGGACAAGCACTGGGACATCCGCATCGACAGCAAGATGTGGTACGAGAAACACACCGTGCAGGCTCAGCTCCGGCACCGCTTCCCTCAGCTGGCAGACCCCAGCACCTACTATGGATTCAG GTTCTGTCATCAGTTGGATTTCTCCACCAGCGGGGCTCTTTGTGTGGCCCTCAACAAGGCTGCAGCCGGCCGGGCCTACCGCTGCTTCAAGGACCGCACCGTCACCAAAGCCTACCTCGCCCTG aTTCGCGGCTTGGTGGAAGAACAGACACAAACTCTGGACTTCTCCATCGGCAAGAACTCCActgagggaaaaacacacatgatgtGTATTGAGGGAACAGAAG GCTGTGAGAACCCCAAGCCTTGCCAGACTGAGCTGACGGTGCTGGAGTACGGGTTGTATGACGGAGATCCTGTCACCAAGGTGCTACTGCAGCCGCTCACTG GCCGAACGCACCAGCTGAGGGTCCACTGCAGCGCCATCGGCCACCCCGTCGTCGGGGACTTCACCTACAGCTCCGGAGCGGACGACGGGCCGTACCGCATGATGCTGCACGCCCACCTCCTCCACATTCCGCTGGAACCTCAGCCCCTGCTCGTGTCTGCCGGAGACCCCTTTCTCCCCGCGTTGGATCCCAAGTGGCTCCCGCAGCGCTCGTTACGGACGCTGTCGGCCACCGTGGAGGCGCTGCTGGAGCGCCGggtggaggaggacaggaagactaaagaggaggagagagagagagcgagaagggaggaggagaggaggaaacgcATCAAGGAACAgaggactgaggaggagagcgaggagcagagggagcagTGTCAGGAGTGGCTGAGTGAATGGGCTGGAGACTGA
- the slc25a17 gene encoding peroxisomal membrane protein PMP34 isoform X3, translating to MSSEVFSYRSLVHALSGAVGSVTAMTVFFPLDTARLRLQVDENRKAKSTPAILAEIVKEEGLLAPYRGWFPVICSLCCSNFVYFYCFHSLKASWLKGNQSAASTDLIIGIAADAFVQIIRDEGVGALWNGTFPSLLLVLNPAIQFMIYEGLKRQLRRGVPRELSAAEVFIIGAVAKAVATTVTYPLQTIQSILRFGQFNESTCESKLLSSLRIIKCLLVNRARKYGMLGLFKGLEAKLLQTVLTAALMFLLYEKISSCTFRVMGLSNNHYKKH from the exons ATGAGCTCCGAGGTTTTCTCCTACCGGAGTCTGGTGCACGCGCTGTCCGGAGCGGTG GGAAGTGTGACTGCCATGACAGTGTTCTTCCCTCTTGACACCGCCAGGCTCAGGCTTCaag tggATGAAAACAGGAAGGCCAAATCAACCCCAGCCATTCTGGCAGAAATTGTCAAAGAGGAAGGACT TCTCGCTCCTTACAGAGGTTGGTTCCCGGTCATCTGCAGCTTGTGCTGCTCCAACTTCGTCTACTTCTACTGCTTCCACAGCCTGAAGGCGAGCTGGCTGAAGGGAAATCAGTCTGCAGCCAGCACGGACTTGATCATAGGAATCGCTGCAG ATGCGTTTGTGCAGATCATCCGTGACGAGGGCGTAGGAGCTCTGTGGAACGGCACCTTCCCGtccctgctgctggtgctgaaCCCCGCCATCCAGTTCATGATTTATGAAGGCTTGAAGAGGCAGCTGAGGAGAGGAGTTCCCAGGGAG ctttctgctgctgaagtctTCATCATCGGCGCTGTGGCCAAAGCTGTGGCCACCACTGTCACATACCCGCTGCAGACCATACAGTCCATTCTGAGG TTTGGTCAATTCAACGAGTCGACATGTGAGTCCAAACTACTGTCCAGCCTTCGGATTATCAAGTGTCTGCTGGTCAACAGAGCGAG GAAGTACGGCATGTTGGGCCTGTTTAAAGGCCTGGAGGCCAAACTGCTGCAGACGGTGCTGACTGCCGCCCTCATGTTCCTGCTGTATGAGAAGATCTCCAGCTGCACCTTCAGAGTCATGGGACTGAGCAACAACCACTACAAGAAACACTAG
- the slc25a17 gene encoding peroxisomal membrane protein PMP34 isoform X1, with protein sequence MSSEVFSYRSLVHALSGAVGSVTAMTVFFPLDTARLRLQVDENRKAKSTPAILAEIVKEEGLLAPYRGWFPVICSLCCSNFVYFYCFHSLKASWLKGNQSAASTDLIIGIAAGVVNVLVTTPLWVVNTRLKLQGSKFRNADIRPTNYSGILDAFVQIIRDEGVGALWNGTFPSLLLVLNPAIQFMIYEGLKRQLRRGVPRELSAAEVFIIGAVAKAVATTVTYPLQTIQSILRFGQFNESTCESKLLSSLRIIKCLLVNRARKYGMLGLFKGLEAKLLQTVLTAALMFLLYEKISSCTFRVMGLSNNHYKKH encoded by the exons ATGAGCTCCGAGGTTTTCTCCTACCGGAGTCTGGTGCACGCGCTGTCCGGAGCGGTG GGAAGTGTGACTGCCATGACAGTGTTCTTCCCTCTTGACACCGCCAGGCTCAGGCTTCaag tggATGAAAACAGGAAGGCCAAATCAACCCCAGCCATTCTGGCAGAAATTGTCAAAGAGGAAGGACT TCTCGCTCCTTACAGAGGTTGGTTCCCGGTCATCTGCAGCTTGTGCTGCTCCAACTTCGTCTACTTCTACTGCTTCCACAGCCTGAAGGCGAGCTGGCTGAAGGGAAATCAGTCTGCAGCCAGCACGGACTTGATCATAGGAATCGCTGCAG GTGTTGTCAATGTACTGGTCACCACTCCTTTGTGGGTGGTCAACACCAGACTGAAGCTTCAGGGTTCCAAGTTTCGCAATGCAGACATCCGGCCCACTAACTACTCTGGCATTCTGG ATGCGTTTGTGCAGATCATCCGTGACGAGGGCGTAGGAGCTCTGTGGAACGGCACCTTCCCGtccctgctgctggtgctgaaCCCCGCCATCCAGTTCATGATTTATGAAGGCTTGAAGAGGCAGCTGAGGAGAGGAGTTCCCAGGGAG ctttctgctgctgaagtctTCATCATCGGCGCTGTGGCCAAAGCTGTGGCCACCACTGTCACATACCCGCTGCAGACCATACAGTCCATTCTGAGG TTTGGTCAATTCAACGAGTCGACATGTGAGTCCAAACTACTGTCCAGCCTTCGGATTATCAAGTGTCTGCTGGTCAACAGAGCGAG GAAGTACGGCATGTTGGGCCTGTTTAAAGGCCTGGAGGCCAAACTGCTGCAGACGGTGCTGACTGCCGCCCTCATGTTCCTGCTGTATGAGAAGATCTCCAGCTGCACCTTCAGAGTCATGGGACTGAGCAACAACCACTACAAGAAACACTAG
- the slc25a17 gene encoding peroxisomal membrane protein PMP34 isoform X2, with the protein MTVFFPLDTARLRLQVDENRKAKSTPAILAEIVKEEGLLAPYRGWFPVICSLCCSNFVYFYCFHSLKASWLKGNQSAASTDLIIGIAAGVVNVLVTTPLWVVNTRLKLQGSKFRNADIRPTNYSGILDAFVQIIRDEGVGALWNGTFPSLLLVLNPAIQFMIYEGLKRQLRRGVPRELSAAEVFIIGAVAKAVATTVTYPLQTIQSILRFGQFNESTCESKLLSSLRIIKCLLVNRARKYGMLGLFKGLEAKLLQTVLTAALMFLLYEKISSCTFRVMGLSNNHYKKH; encoded by the exons ATGACAGTGTTCTTCCCTCTTGACACCGCCAGGCTCAGGCTTCaag tggATGAAAACAGGAAGGCCAAATCAACCCCAGCCATTCTGGCAGAAATTGTCAAAGAGGAAGGACT TCTCGCTCCTTACAGAGGTTGGTTCCCGGTCATCTGCAGCTTGTGCTGCTCCAACTTCGTCTACTTCTACTGCTTCCACAGCCTGAAGGCGAGCTGGCTGAAGGGAAATCAGTCTGCAGCCAGCACGGACTTGATCATAGGAATCGCTGCAG GTGTTGTCAATGTACTGGTCACCACTCCTTTGTGGGTGGTCAACACCAGACTGAAGCTTCAGGGTTCCAAGTTTCGCAATGCAGACATCCGGCCCACTAACTACTCTGGCATTCTGG ATGCGTTTGTGCAGATCATCCGTGACGAGGGCGTAGGAGCTCTGTGGAACGGCACCTTCCCGtccctgctgctggtgctgaaCCCCGCCATCCAGTTCATGATTTATGAAGGCTTGAAGAGGCAGCTGAGGAGAGGAGTTCCCAGGGAG ctttctgctgctgaagtctTCATCATCGGCGCTGTGGCCAAAGCTGTGGCCACCACTGTCACATACCCGCTGCAGACCATACAGTCCATTCTGAGG TTTGGTCAATTCAACGAGTCGACATGTGAGTCCAAACTACTGTCCAGCCTTCGGATTATCAAGTGTCTGCTGGTCAACAGAGCGAG GAAGTACGGCATGTTGGGCCTGTTTAAAGGCCTGGAGGCCAAACTGCTGCAGACGGTGCTGACTGCCGCCCTCATGTTCCTGCTGTATGAGAAGATCTCCAGCTGCACCTTCAGAGTCATGGGACTGAGCAACAACCACTACAAGAAACACTAG